The DNA region GAGCGATCACCCGGGTGACGAAACGCCCTTCGGCCAGTTCGGGGAGATCGGCGGCCTTTCCTTCCGCTCCCCGTCCGAACGCGAAATTGAACCCGGTGACGACGGCACGCACCCCCAGCGGTACGAGGACGCCATCGACAAACCGCTTTTTGTCAAGGCCGGCCAGCACCGGATCGAACCGCATGACATAAGCCCGTTTCACACCGAGCCGACGAAATTGACCGAGCTTTTCGGGGAGGGGGGTGAGAAACCGATGAATCTGTTCTTTGCCGAGGACTTGCCGCGGATGGGGATCAAAAGTCATCACCGCCGGCACAGCCCCCAGTTCCTCCCCCAGCCGGATCGCCTCGGCGATCACCGCTTGATGTCCCCGGTGAACGCCGTCAAAAAAACCGATGGCCAATGACACCGGTTCGCCGGAAGACGGCAATCCGTCCGGATAACTGAGTCTGATTGTCTCCATGTCATTCCACATCCCGAAACACTTTTTCCGGCTTGGCCGTCCCGTCCGGGAGCCATCGGTACAAAGCAAGAAAACGGCCCGTCTCATCCAGGACGCGAACAAGCCGGCTTTCACCCGGACTTTCCCCGGGAAGCAACGAAACTCCGTCATATACCTGTTTTGCTTCCTCCTGGGACACCACCAGGGCGGGGAGTTGACCGAGCACTTCGCCGAGCGGGATGACCGCCCGTTCCCAATCTCCGCGCGCCGCGATCTCCCGAAGCTCTTCAAATCCGAAACAATCCTCGCTTCGGAACGGACCGCTCGCCGTCCGCACCAAGGATGACATGTGGGCGGGAGCGCCCAATGCTTTTCCCAGATCCACACACAACGTACGGATGTATGTCCCTTTGGAGCAAAGCACGTCAAACCGGATTTCCGGGTACTCACCCTCCACTATTTCCCGGAGTCGCAATTCATGAATCGTCACTTTCCGCGCGGGGCGGTCCACCACGCGACCTTCCCTGGCCAGCTCATAAAGGCGGCGCCCTCCCACCTTGACGGCCGAATACATCGGAGGAATCTGTTCGATCTCACCGGTGAATGTTTCGAACACTTCTTCCACCCGTCGGTTGGAGGGGGCGGAAACCGGCTTTCTTTCCACGACGCGACCGGTGGCATCTTCGGTTTCCGTGGAGATTCCCAGACAGAGTGTCGCCGAATACTCCTTGGGCAGATCCTGCAGATATTCCACCAGGCGGGTGGCCTGTCCGAGGCAAACCGGCAAAACCCCTTCCACTTCCGGATCCAGGGTTCCCGTGTGCCCGGCCCGCTTCTGACCGGTCCATCTCCGAACCTTGGCCACCACATCATGGGAAGTGCAACCCTTCGGTTTCCAGACGGCCAGTAGACCGTGAATCGTCACTGACCGTCCCTCCCCAGCTCGGCCCGAACATGTTGCAGGATCATTTGCTCCACTTCATCCAATGTTCCCCGCGCGGTGAATCCGGCCGCCCGCGCATGGCCGCCTCCGCCCAGCTCCTTGGCGATTTTGCCCACATCCACGCGTTCTCTGGATCGCAAACTCACCTTGACGGATCCGGCGTCGCTTTCCCTGATCAGGATCCCCACGTCCACGCCGATAATGTTCCTCGCATAGTTGACGATTCCGTCGACATCCTGTCGGGATTGACCCGACTGCTCGAAATCTTCCCGACGCAACCGGATCCAGGCGATTTTTCCGTCTTCCGATCTTTGCAGGGACGAAAGCGCAATGCGGATCAACCGGATCTGTTCCATGGTGAGCGTCTCCAGAACGAGGTCCGCGATCCGGTGGGCATGCGCTCCCGTTTCAACCAACTTCGCCGCTTTGCGGAAAACGGCGGGAGTTGCGTTGGAATAGCGGAACCCTCCGGTATCCGTCAA from Staphylospora marina includes:
- the truB gene encoding tRNA pseudouridine(55) synthase TruB, which gives rise to MTIHGLLAVWKPKGCTSHDVVAKVRRWTGQKRAGHTGTLDPEVEGVLPVCLGQATRLVEYLQDLPKEYSATLCLGISTETEDATGRVVERKPVSAPSNRRVEEVFETFTGEIEQIPPMYSAVKVGGRRLYELAREGRVVDRPARKVTIHELRLREIVEGEYPEIRFDVLCSKGTYIRTLCVDLGKALGAPAHMSSLVRTASGPFRSEDCFGFEELREIAARGDWERAVIPLGEVLGQLPALVVSQEEAKQVYDGVSLLPGESPGESRLVRVLDETGRFLALYRWLPDGTAKPEKVFRDVE
- a CDS encoding DHH family phosphoesterase translates to MNQTFDALNRFIERGTRFLVVSHLNPDGDAIGSTLAMGYALRKLGKEVTMVNESPVPDKFLFLPGADEIRLPEEVDGMFDTVIALDCADRARIGTAVNLFAESARVANVDHHVTNDLFGDVNVVVPRAAATAEILFDWIDGGAVDWDDALAGTVYTGLLTDTGGFRYSNATPAVFRKAAKLVETGAHAHRIADLVLETLTMEQIRLIRIALSSLQRSEDGKIAWIRLRREDFEQSGQSRQDVDGIVNYARNIIGVDVGILIRESDAGSVKVSLRSRERVDVGKIAKELGGGGHARAAGFTARGTLDEVEQMILQHVRAELGRDGQ